A window from Balaenoptera musculus isolate JJ_BM4_2016_0621 chromosome 8, mBalMus1.pri.v3, whole genome shotgun sequence encodes these proteins:
- the LOC118899813 gene encoding interferon-induced very large GTPase 1-like: MDTEESTPNELLLRGKNGQDLQEMLREAGLAVEYWLPKLQEHLGVTCAQALQHLEEKELQKLQSQAQHPWEKRALEKLLNLSHSNTLSELQESQVETIKKRQKQAEQALQELREMLAEGRQRQEEAVRKKEAELMQAMEIPKEFWPRPEKSLRDIMENMLGQLKLMEGTLSHRKNLPDRELVRHASGGLALQGIYKISNQRSLIEKKEELLSVPKEFSLCGPEQSTRMETKEFTSSQKESMFTQAVEKLGFSVTASAKGGGWGFSLEAAMNQSKHSESKETQQSHSKHSYFCSTKFNYMPLASCHFPTDQLQFSRAALQELKCIEDLSGQPEDPDKLPLLRRRTEAFFHRFGSHANQGPLHLGGIYWWKAISEGFQSEQLAEVKQQAAEALDIYIRGSYSGFGVNVAAGVDVSDSHSKTASQGTTFQNLQTKVQLSVAQTGGPPEANGLSQWKAGLVANNQTWCVIDRGIQLVPVWDIILTSHRSDFKDPYQVANCLKDSYTALTGLTAQIQEGEELLSVQKEARLFLEDVKSWEVSDPEEQLKKLINFMQRLSEKIKSYNAWTNICLTDRSLQNFLVDTVNFCKQYSIYETKFIKSQLCSLLDPHIYKVTNFPQAHSIMQWIFQSEPEEENVNITQFSELIKIFKKTQNDLMEVKAKSESTESVEEAQSKVTYEVSLSLGCFLRYLQETGQPDTHILLLLIAAGAGYHVVNNTFQYLLGCDELDFLLDKMQTALDKYQELKNICNYKAQAFLVLTGLTATLGIKVASPEEKTERLALVRRHMGQSLSKEVVHVLTKLGADHDWENLEKDLRLLIDGDYEATVSSLQMEDVKKQLQSLFHGKKEPHEPHDNESNKREVIENRAFLEILQRLGLEHYYPKTMSRANFHVISKNPVYNTQPCSERELPYYFLQKLLMLDYGLRYLIIKDDEYTEKQVYPSTSNQEKEAFDPYEDLFEDSNSTTNPSAATNARPYIHPMDIQMAILHCADDFARQYILAKLSICQFALPLLIPNPCNAQIEFCLWSLSQIRRSWQQAGKSIKEEKDNYKNQQMCRVSTPIVSFIRVGNGFSASKSQIMNCLLSKRKHDVFFHRHCKGSSTDCLLMGGVVEVAWFCPGGEDQDRFDNCLTFINLHGDAKEHEKQLAFLQEVSSLIVVLMSTSDDNKATRKIVHDLCQKSKTLICLLDDKEKTMANNSGPRVRIGIRNRNEAELIEELITTIRRLLELSDTALSLENCAQIARKQGLLIDEDQRECKEAKEKAEILMALLGEMEIPQMKENLLPLQGKLWQLWCKKDKELYHLREKGNRSIEQHKSEIETDKQMIRCQQLRKAFPLNDLMHSVLEILQNHSETDTKLYFLQWLSVFLDNLTAGHLEKLNEKKKALWSLVQKEKQEAPKSNSLKGLQNEIEVISREISDCTLGIEQLLREVGQIYEALEEASSMKDTLFLSLPHIAADLMLSGFPIELMDGDASYVPLRWVAAVFDKVSEKLGNKRLFVLSVLGLQSSGKSTLLNALFGLQFTVSAGRCTRGAYMQLLKVEETFAKELGFDFVLVVDTEGLRAPELSNKSQNRDNELATFVIGLGNLTLINIFGENPSEMQDILQIVVQAFLRMKQVKISPSCLFVHQNVGEVTAKDQTMEGRRRLEQRLDEMAATAAEEEQCSDVTRFRDVIKFDVNTHVYYFAHLWDGNPPMAPPNPRYSHNVQELKSRILVTAQQESRGSIMKISDVKFRVQDLWRALLNENFIFSFRNTREVMAMSKLETMYNYWTWELRSHVLSIQDQLINQIQNEKIQTLETHTIEAPVTEKYEAIMQELEKYFNEDPDSEVLVQWKGNFENKLIILKEAFILDSQRKAKELLSFKKNQEKLHNKKSGYEKELLEKSRELALTVKGTQLSDEELHEKFNPLWKKWVYDLSSTHPPITEPKIEVDSENILLDYFKKEKDMASILKKNSGEKFEIKYDKHIKMNKKYLNLVTMTLEVQDKESINMTTNRIVSKVNETINNICRQKHDYNPNYFYEILRIIDEEVKSAPTKERYTFTRKYEIDLSLCLFQRASMKFHDMHKAFKRANDPVNYLESKKDDFFMSFKISCQGATSIKTFVDFLWHKLTTAVSNTIKKNMARKIAGDMQATCPAFNGNRANLEKHILISLAEEENFDNYWQYLHNPESFFKNYIENHIKRYCSDKGSEKMKTFLKISSDEIKNAILSAIQASTAVAKDKSSTVSGWLDLFCDHLGSNLIFPRKDLISIEHQEIKDIDFLKEAMSKALDPEMKRVEENDLYMLIEEIVPENQKMIAEHLFGCWKQCPCCRAICTNTIPMHDGDHSVPFHRPQAVSGGWWYKTDHFVIDCCTSLVASDCFLVLGDDRKVPFKNYRQAGGEYARWSITPDTSTQPYWKWFVCHFRLKLQEKYLKRFIDKGKIPDAWNNIKKQDVLNDLKKN; this comes from the coding sequence ATGGACACAGAAGAGTCTACCCCTAATGAGCTCCTGCTCAGAGGCAAAAATGGGCAAGATCTCCAAGAGATGTTGAGAGAAGCAGGATTGGCAGTTGAGTACTGGTTGCCGAAGCTGCAGGAACACCTGGGTGTGACCTGTGCCCAAGCCTTACAACAcctggaagaaaaagaactcCAGAAGCTGCAATCCCAGGCACAACATCCCTGGGAGAAAAGGGCCCTGGAGAAGCTGCTTAACCTGTCACACTCAAATACTCTTTCAGAGTTACAGGAGTCTCAGGtggaaacaataaagaaaaggcagaagcagGCAGAACAGGCACTGCAGGAGCTAAGAGAGATGCTGGCAGAAGGGAGGCAGCGACAGGAAGAGGCAGTGAGGAAAAAGGAAGCAGAGCTGATGCAGGCAATGGAGATCCCCAAAGAGTTCTGGCCACGTCCCGAAAAGTCCCTAAGAGACATCATGGAAAACATGCTGGGACAACTCAAACTTATGGAGGGGACACTGTCTCACAGGAAGAACCTTCCAGATAGAGAGCTGGTGCGACATGCATCTGGAGGACTAGCCCTTCAGGGAATTTACAAAATCAGTAACCAAAGGAGCCTgatagagaagaaagaggagctaCTCAGTGTCCCCAAGGAGTTCTCACTCTGTGGCCCTGAGCAGAGTACACGGATGGAAACAAAGGAATTTACATCTTCTCAAAAAGAATCCATGTTCACCCAGGCTGTAGAGAAGCTGGGCTTCAGTGTAACTGCCTCAGCAAAGGGTGGAGGTTGGGGATTTAGCCTGGAAGCTGCTATGAATCAGAGCAAACATTCAGAATCCAAGGAAACCCAACAGTCACATTCTAAGCACTCTTACTTCTGCTCAACCAAGTTCAACTACATGCCACTGGCCTCCTGCCACTTTCCCACTGACCAGCTCCAGTTCTCCAGGGCAGCTCTACAGGAACTGAAATGCATTGAAGACCTTTCAGGTCAGCCAGAAGACCCAGACAAACTTCCCTTGCTGAGGCGCAGGACTGAAGCCTTCTTCCACAGATTTGGCTCTCATGCTAACCAGGGCCCTCTGCACCTGGGAGGAATCTACTGGTGGAAAGCCATTTCAGAGGGCTTCCAAAGTGAGCAGCTGGCAGAAGTGAAACAGCAAGCTGCAGAGGCCCTGGATATTTACATAAGGGGCAGCTACAGTGGCTTTGGAGTGAATGTTGCTGCAGGTGTGGATGTGTCAGACTCTCATTCAAAAACAGCCTCTCAGGGAACAACCTTCCAAAATCTCCAAACCAAAGTCCAATTATCTGTGGCCCAGACAGGTGGCCCACCAGAAGCAAATGGCCTTTCACAGTGGAAAGCTGGCCTAGTTGCCAATAATCAAACCTGGTGTGTCATTGACCGGGGAATTCAGCTGGTGCCCGTTTGGGACATCATCCTCACCAGCCACCGAAGCGATTTTAAGGATCCTTATCAGGTAGCTAACTGCCTGAAAGACAGCTACACTGCTCTGACTGGTCTTACTGCCCAGATCCAGGAGGGAGAAGAATTACTGAGTGTTCAGAAGGAGGCTAGGCTTTTCCTAGAGGATGTGAAATCCTGGGAGGTATCTGATCCTGAAGAGCAGCTTAAAAAGCTGATAAATTTCATGCaaagattaagtgaaaaaataaaaagttataacgCTTGGACTAATATATGCCTCACAGATAGGAGTCTGCAGAATTTTCTGGTAGACACTGTCAACTTCTGCAAACAGTATTCCATTTATGAAACTAAATTTATTAAATCTCAGTTGTGCAGCCTTTTGGATCCTCACATCTACAAAGTGACAAACTTTCCTCAGGCTCATTCCATCATGCAGTGGATATTTCAGTCAGAACCAGAGGAAGAGAATGTCAATATCACCCAATTTTctgaattaattaaaatctttaaaaaaacccagaatgaCCTTATGGAAGTAAAGGCCAAGTCTGAATCCACAGAATCAGTGGAGGAAGCTCAAAGCAAGGTGACTTACGAGGTCAGCTTGTCTCTTGGCTGCTTCTTGAGATACCTCCAAGAAACGGGGCAGCCAGACACACACATCTTGCTACTTTTGATTGCAGCTGGTGCAGGATATCATGTGGTAAACAATACATTTCAGTATCTCCTTGGGTGTGATGAGTTAGACTTCCTACTGGATAAAATGCAAACTGCCCTAGATAAATACCAAgagctcaaaaatatttgcaactacAAGGCTCAGGCATTCCTGGTGCTCACAGGTCTGACAGCTACACTTGGCATCAAAGTTGCTTctccagaggagaaaacagaacgCTTGGCATTAGTAAGACGTCACATGGGACAATCTTTGTCTAAAGAAGTTGTACATGTCCTCACCAAACTTGGGGCAGATCATGATTGGGAAAACCTAGAAAAAGACTTGAGATTGCTCATTGATGGGGATTATGAGGCCACCGTCTCTTCATTGCAAATGGAGGATGTGAAAAAACAATTGCAAAGTCTTTTCCATGGAAAGAAAGAGCCCCATGAACCACATGATAATGAAAGTAACAAACGGGAGGTCATAGAAAATAGAGCCTTCCTAGAAATACTCCAGCGTCTAGGCCTAGAACATTACTACCCAAAAACGATGAGCAGAGCTAACTTCCATGTGATCTCCAAGAATCCTGTGTACAACACCCAGCCCTGCTCTGAAAGAGAGCTTCCCTACTATTTCCTACAGAAGCTACTGATGCTGGATTATGGGCTGAGATACCTGATCATCAAGGATGATGAATACACAGAGAAGCAAGTCTATCCAAGCACCTCAAATCAAGAAAAGGAGGCTTTTGATCCATATGAAGATCTATTTGAAGACAGTAATAGCACCACTAATCCTTCAGCAGCCACTAATGCCAGGCCCTACATTCACCCTatggatatacagatggcaattCTTCACTGTGCAGATGATTTTGCCAGACAATACATTTTGGCCAAACTTTCCATTTGTCAGTTTGCCCTTCCCCTTCTCATACCTAATCCTTGCAATGCTCAAATTGAATTCTGTCTCTGGTCTCTCAGTCAAATTAGGAGGAGCTGGCAGCAAGCAGGGAAATCAATAAAAGAGGAGAAGGACAATTACAAAAATCAGCAGATGTGTCGTGTCTCTACCCCCATTGTGTCTTTTATTAGAGTTGGAAACGGCTTCTCTGCCTCCAAATCTCAGATCATGAACTGTCTTCTCAGTAAAAGGAAACATGATGTCTTTTTTCACCGACATTGCAAAGGGAGCAGCACAGACTGTCTCTTGATGGGAGGTGTGGTGGAAGTTGCCTGGTTCTGTCCTGGGGGTGAAGATCAGGACAGGTTTGACAACTGCCTGACCTTCATCAATCTTCATGGAGATGCAAAGGAACATGAGAAGCAACTTGCCTTTTTGCAGGAGGTCTCTTCTCTCATTGTGGTCCTCATGTCAACTTCTGATGACAATAAAGCAACCCGAAAAATTGTCCATGACCTGTGtcagaaatcaaaaactttaatCTGTTTGCTTGATGATAAAGAAAAAACCATGGCAAATAACTCTGGCCCAAGAGTGAGAATTGggatcagaaacagaaatgaggCAGAATTAATAGAGGAGCTCATAACTACAATCAGACGTTTGTTAGAGCTTTCTGACACTGCACTCAGCTTGGAGAACTGTGCCCAAATTGCTCGCAAGCAAGGATTGCTTATTGATGAAGACCAGAGAGAATGCAAGGAAGCCAAAGAAAAGGCAGAGATTCTAATGGCCCTActgggagaaatggaaatacctcagatgaaggaaaatttACTACCCCTTCAGGGAAAACTGTGGCAACTTTGGTGTAAAAAGGACAAAGAACTCTATCATCTGAGAGAAAAAGGGAATCGAAGCATTGAACAACACAAGAGTGAGATTGAGACAGATAAACAAATGATACGATGTCAACAGTTGAGAAAAGCCTTTCCTCTCAACGATTTAATGCATTCTGTCCTTGAAATTCTCCAAAATCATTCAGAAACTGACACCAAACTCTACTTCTTGCAATGGCTGAGTGTGTTTTTAGACAATTTGACTGCAGGACACTTGGAAAAactaaatgagaagaaaaaggcaTTGTGGTCACTGgtccaaaaagaaaagcaagaggcaCCAAAGAGCAACTCTCTGAAAGGCTTGCAAAATGAGATAGAAGTTATCTCCAGAGAGATTAGTGACTGCACCTTGGGAATTGAGCAACTTCTCAGAGAAGTTGGCCAGATCTATGAAGCTCTGGAAGAAGCTTCATCCATGAAAGATACActatttctctcccttccccacattGCTGCAGATCTGATGCTATCTGGTTTTCCCATTGAGCTGATGGATGGGGATGCTTCTTATGTGCCCCTGAGGTGGGTGGCAGCTGTTTTTGACAAGGTCTCTGAGAAACTTGGAAACAAACGGCTCTTTGTTCTCTCTGTCCTTGGCCTGCAGAGCTCAGGGAAATCCACCTTGCTGAATGCACTTTTTGGGCTGCAGTTCACTGTCAGTGCTGGGAGGTGTACCCGGGGGGCCTACATGCAGCTTCTGAAGGTGGAGGAGACATTCGCAAAGGAACTTGGCTTTGACTTTGTGCTTGTTGTGGACACAGAAGGACTTCGGGCCCCAGAACTCAGCAACAAGTCCCAGAATCGTGACAATGAGTTGGCAACCTTTGTCATCGGACTTGGAAATTTGACTCTGATCAATATTTTCGGGGAAAATCCATCAGAAATGCAAGATATTCTACAAATAGTTGTCCAAGCTTTTCTGAGGATGAAACAAGTAAAAATCTCTCCTAGTTGCCTCTTTGTTCATCAGAATGTGGGAGAAGTTACAGCTAAAGACCAAACTATGGAAGGACGAAGGCGGCTAGAGCAGAGACTGGACGAAATGGCAGCAACAGCAGCTGAAGAGGAGCAGTGCTCAGATGTAACCCGCTTTCGCGATGTCATTAAGTTTGATGTTAATACCCACGTCTACTACTTTGCTCACCTCTGGGATGGCAATCCCCCAATGGCCCCTCCCAATCCTCGTTATAGCCACAATGTCCAAGAACTGAAAAGCAGAATTCTTGTGACTGCCCAACAGGAATCTAGGGGAAGCATCATGAAGATATCAGATGTAAAATTCCGAGTTCAAGATTTGTGGAGGGCCCTATTGaatgaaaactttattttcagtttcagGAATACCCGAGAGGTCATGGCCATGAGCAAACTGGAAACCATGTATAACTACTGGACATGGGAGTTGAGGAGTCATGTGCTGAGCATACAGGACCAGCTGATCAACCAGATTcagaatgaaaaaatacagacacTCGAAACACACACAATTGAGGCTCCAGTTACAGAGAAATATGAAGCCATCATGCaagaacttgaaaaatattttaatgaagacCCAGATAGTGAAGTGCTGGTACAGtggaaaggaaattttgaaaataagctAATAATCCTTAAAGAGGCATTCATTTTAGACAGCCAAAGAAAAGCCAAAGAActtcttagttttaaaaagaatcaagaaaaactgCATAACAAAAAATCAGGTTATGAAAAGGAATTATTGGAAAAAAGCCGAGAGTTGGCTTTAACTGTAAAGGGCACCCAACTGAGTGACGAAGAGCTACATGAGAAATTCAACCCACTTTGGAAAAAATGGGTCTATGATTTGTCCTCAACTCACCCTCCAATCACAGAGCCTAAAATTGAAGTGGATTCTGAAAACATCCTTTTGGATTatttcaaaaaggagaaagaCATGGCAAGCATACTGAAGAAAAATTCTGGAGAAAAGTTTGAAATCAAATATGACAAACATAtcaaaatgaacaagaaatatTTGAACTTAGTTACAATGACATTAGAGGTCCAGGATAAGGAGTCCATAAATATGACTACTAACCGCATTGTTTCAAAAGTTAACGAAACTATTAACAACATTTGTAGGCAAAAGCATGATTACAATCCAAATTATTTCTATGAAATCCTGAGAATAATAGATGAGGAGGTGAAATCTGCACCCACTAAGGAAAGATACACATttacaagaaaatatgaaatagactTATCCTTGTGTTTATTCCAAAGAGCATCAATGAAGTTTCATGATATGCACAAGGCATTCAAGAGAGCAAATGATCCTGTAAACTATCTGGAAAGCAAGAAAGATGATTTCTTCATGAGTTTTAAGATCTCTTGTCAGGGAGCAACCTCAATTAaaacatttgttgattttctgtggCACAAACTCACCACTGCTGTCTCCAACACCATAAAGAAAAACATGGCCCGCAAAATTGCCGGGGACATGCAAGCCACCTGCCCGGCATTCAATGGAAATAGGGCTAACCTGGAGAAACACATTCTCATCTCTCTGGCAGAAGAGGAAAATTTTGATAATTATTGGCAGTACCTTCATAATCCGGAATCATTTTTTAAGAATTACATTGAAAACCACATTAAAAGATATTGTTCTgacaaaggaagtgaaaaaatgaagacatttttaaaaataagttcagaTGAAATCAAGAATGCCATCCTCTCAGCTATTCAGGCATCCACAGCAGTAGCTAAAGATAAAAGCAGCACTGTGTCTGGGTGGTTGGATTTGTTCTGTGATCACCTGGGGAGTAACTTGATCTTTCCACGAAAAGACCTGATAAGCATTGAACACCAGGAGATAAAAGATATTGACTTTCTCAAAGAAGCCATGAGTAAAGCTTTGGATCCTGAAATGAAGAGAGTAGAAGAGAATGACTTGTATATGCTTATAGAAGAAATCGTTCCTGAAAACCAGAAAATGATCGCTGAACATCTCTTTGGCTGCTGGAAACAGTGTCCCTGCTGTAGAGCAATTTGTACAAACACAATCCCTATGCATGATGGAGACCACAGTGTTCCCTTCCATCGTCCACAGGCTGTCAGTGGAGGATGGTGGTACAAAACAGACCATTTTGTCATTGATTGCTGTACCAGTTTGGTAGCAAGTGATTGCTTTTTGGTTTTGGGAGATGACAGGAAAGTCCCATTTAAGAACTATCGACAGGCAGGAGGGGAATATGCCAGGTGGAGTATCACCCCAGACACATCCACCCAGCCATACTGGAAATGGTTTGTCTGTCACTTCAGATTAAAGCTAcaagaaaaatatctcaaaagaTTTATAGATAAAGGTAAAATTCCTGATGCATGGAACAACATCAAGAAACAGGATGTGCTTaatgacttgaaaaaaaattaa